In Penaeus monodon isolate SGIC_2016 chromosome 26, NSTDA_Pmon_1, whole genome shotgun sequence, the following are encoded in one genomic region:
- the LOC119589549 gene encoding uncharacterized protein LOC119589549, which produces MGFYLRERPECSTRTYAFHMFRSLAMQGNLISAPHWPLRFIFFFWYLFCFYIYAMYSGTLTAFLAVPNYERPIDTLWDLLRACEEEGYQTLLTYDTATAHLFKKSTSGIYKEIWDRFQPDNGYVLNTEEGVRKI; this is translated from the exons ATGGGATTTTACCTGAGGGAGAGGCCTGAGTGTTCCACCCGGACTTACGCCTTTCACATGTTCCGGAGTTTGGCCATGCAGGGAAACCTTATTTCAGCTCCTCATTGGCCTCTTcgatttatcttcttcttttggtatctcttctgtttttatatttatg CAATGTACTCGGGGACACTGACAGCCTTCCTTGCTGTCCCTAACTATGAGAGGCCGATCGACACCTTGTGGGATTTGTTGAGGGCCTGTGAAGAAGAGGGTTACCAGACCCTGCTCACTTATGACACGGCTACTGCCCATCTTTTTAAG AAATCCACCTCTGGCATATACAAGGAGATCTGGGACCGATTCCAGCCCGATAATGGCTACGTTTTAAATACGGAAGAAGGAGTTCGTAAG ATATAA